The segment CCTTTATTTATTTTATCCTGTTTATTAAAAACCTTAGTGTCACCTATTACCGCAAGAGCCCTCCGCATCTCCGGCTGAAAAAGTATGATAATAGATAAAAATAGGTAACCTGTAAGATTATTCAAAACCCAGCTCGTGGCTTTAAAACCAAAAAAATTGGAAAACGAAGCAAAAATAAGTATAAAAATCACCCCAAGTGTCATTCGTAAAGCAATAGTACCCTTTATAAGCAGCAAAACACGGTATACCAAAAATGCAATAATTACTATATCTAATATATCCACAAGAGTGATAGATTTAAATATTTCTAACATTTGAAACCTACGCTATTGTAAAAATTAAAAATTTTCATCATATCAAGTGATTCTTGCACGTCGTGCGTTCTTATGATATCGGCACCATTCAAAAGTGCGATGGTCTCCACAATCTTTGTCCCTAAGACCCTATCACTTACAGGTTTATCTATAACACCCCCCACCATCGATTTCCTTGATAATCCCACCAGAATAGGTCTGCCAAAAGATTCAAACTCTTTGAGATATTTCAATATAAGGTAATTATCATCCAGAACCTTACCAAAACCAAAGCCTGGATCTATAATCATATTATCTTCAGATAAACCGTTTTTTAAACCCAACTCTATACTTTCATATAAATAATACTTTATCTCCTCCAGAAGATTATCGTACTTAGGATTATCTTGCATGGTTTTAGGTACCCCTTTTATATGCATCAGACATACACCGGCATTATAATCTGCGCATACCTTTGGCATATCTGCATCAAAGTGAAAGCCACTAATATCATTTATTATATGGGCACCTATCTTCAAACATTCTTCGGCCACCTTAGATTTATAAGTATCGACCGAAACAATAAAACCTTCCTTCACGGCTAATTGCACCACCGGTATCACACGTCTAAGCTCTTCTTCAACGCCTATAGACTCAGCTCCAGGTCTTGAGGATTCTCCACCGATATCCACCAAATTAATCCCTATCTCTTTCAGCTTACTGAGATAGCTTATAACATCGTTTAGTTCAGTAAATTTACCACCATCACTAAATGAATCAGGGGTAACGTTTATAATTGCCATGATCTTTTTTTCTTCAAAGCTTAGAGTCTTACCTCTGATATGAAGTTTCTTTAGTGTGGCTCTCTTTATAATTTCATCAATCTCATCAGCAATATCTTTCAGTCCAAAAGGCTGGATCTTCAATCGATCCACAAGTCTTGAAAAACCTTTTAGATCTCCACAGATTAAAACATCAGTTTTTTCAACATCACACCCCACAGTACCCATATGTACGGCGGCATCGATTCCGGCAGCAATAGCCTCCTGTTTTAATATGTTTGCAGCAGCAGATTGAACACCTTTAAATTTTATATTCAGGGGGACACCACGCAATGCTATTGTTTTAGCGTATGGGTGAGCCCCCAATTTAATGATCTCATACTCCAATCTGTTTTTGTCCGATGCCACAAGCTCTTTAAACATAAATTAAGCCGGTTGCACCTCTCCATTTACCTTTTCTATAAGCTCTTCAATATCTTTACTCTCTATAGTCTCTTTTTCAAGAAGCATCTCCGCCATTGCATGTAGCAATTTTATGTTACTCCTCAAAATCCCTTTGGCACTCTCATAAGCATTTAATACGATCTTGCCTATCTCCTCATCGATTATCTCTGCAGTTTTTTCAC is part of the Calditerrivibrio nitroreducens DSM 19672 genome and harbors:
- the folP gene encoding dihydropteroate synthase, yielding MFKELVASDKNRLEYEIIKLGAHPYAKTIALRGVPLNIKFKGVQSAAANILKQEAIAAGIDAAVHMGTVGCDVEKTDVLICGDLKGFSRLVDRLKIQPFGLKDIADEIDEIIKRATLKKLHIRGKTLSFEEKKIMAIINVTPDSFSDGGKFTELNDVISYLSKLKEIGINLVDIGGESSRPGAESIGVEEELRRVIPVVQLAVKEGFIVSVDTYKSKVAEECLKIGAHIINDISGFHFDADMPKVCADYNAGVCLMHIKGVPKTMQDNPKYDNLLEEIKYYLYESIELGLKNGLSEDNMIIDPGFGFGKVLDDNYLILKYLKEFESFGRPILVGLSRKSMVGGVIDKPVSDRVLGTKIVETIALLNGADIIRTHDVQESLDMMKIFNFYNSVGFKC